In the genome of Ignavibacteriales bacterium, one region contains:
- a CDS encoding DUF1579 domain-containing protein produces the protein MNFVKKTLPVFAFFFLINCSNLFAQEGMEMSAEEKAWMEYMTPGKAHQMLAESVGSWKVHTKMWMDPSAPPMESDGTSNAEMILGGRYLQSTFTGTMMGMPFEGISMTGFDNAKKEFFNTWIDNMGTGLAYATGKYNEKNNSTEFKGMMVDPMTGKDTPFREVFKMIDKNKMVMEMYWEEGGKEFLGLELTYTR, from the coding sequence ATGAATTTTGTAAAGAAAACTTTACCTGTCTTCGCATTTTTCTTTTTGATTAACTGTTCAAATCTTTTTGCTCAGGAAGGAATGGAAATGAGCGCTGAAGAAAAAGCCTGGATGGAGTATATGACACCGGGGAAAGCTCACCAGATGCTCGCTGAAAGTGTAGGTTCATGGAAGGTTCACACAAAAATGTGGATGGATCCTTCTGCTCCCCCGATGGAATCAGACGGCACAAGTAATGCGGAAATGATTCTTGGAGGCAGATACCTTCAATCTACTTTCACCGGTACAATGATGGGAATGCCTTTTGAAGGTATTAGTATGACCGGATTTGATAATGCCAAGAAAGAATTTTTTAATACCTGGATTGATAATATGGGAACTGGCTTAGCTTATGCAACCGGTAAATACAATGAGAAAAATAACTCAACCGAATTCAAAGGTATGATGGTTGACCCAATGACTGGTAAAGACACACCATTTCGTGAAGTATTTAAAATGATCGACAAAAATAAAATGGTGATGGAGATGTACTGGGAAGAAGGCGGTAAAGAATTTTTAGGATTGGAACTTACTTATACCAGGTAA
- a CDS encoding PAS domain S-box protein: MPIFRQHHPIKGVIGLRTKLNALSIFLIALISAFISVFFTLKFEDQIKRAVQNKSDSISRITAWSFGQALYFKDENGLDDVIESTKLVNEIEYIVLVNDSGNVVRASNIEVAEQQLYITTKAATEINYQDSLYKILVPIPFRDQNIGKLYIGYSLRDYHEEIFKARITTTIIGFIVFLAGVLIVIFISNRITKPFMNVLDTTQLITEGDLKARINIKTKDEVSSLADYINSLAEKLEKAYHRIEKVNIEEQAKSRGRIRELALEINQRKITEVALRKSEERFRLMFELAPVGMVILSPKNLILDVNKAFCNTVGYEHEELINKSYESISHADDWGLESSRYNQMINQPISDANFEKRFIRKDTKIINAIVEAVVIKDDKGNPLNFIIQAIDITLLKKAQKELIAAKERAEESDRLKTAFLAQMSHEIRTPLNVILTSTSIIEEELSNSSSDGDDSLMLSVNSAGKRLLRTIDLILNMSSIQSGSYKAEYEPVELNKELFRLTTEFKSISGEKNIDLMFSSQVKDASVLADKYTVTQIFQNLIDNALKYTHKGKVEVSIHRNSEKKICVEIKDTGIGISKEYQKNLFQTFSQEDQGHIRKFEGNGLGLALVKKYVELNNAEISFTSEKGVGSTFIVIFDPGY; this comes from the coding sequence ATGCCAATATTCCGACAACATCATCCTATTAAAGGGGTAATAGGTTTAAGAACCAAACTAAATGCATTGAGCATTTTCCTAATTGCACTCATCTCTGCTTTTATATCAGTTTTTTTCACATTAAAATTTGAAGACCAGATCAAACGCGCCGTTCAGAATAAATCTGATAGTATATCAAGAATAACAGCATGGAGTTTTGGTCAGGCACTTTATTTTAAGGACGAAAACGGATTGGATGACGTTATCGAGAGCACCAAACTTGTAAATGAGATAGAGTATATAGTTCTTGTTAATGATTCGGGTAACGTTGTGAGAGCCTCTAATATTGAAGTTGCTGAACAGCAGCTTTATATTACCACGAAAGCTGCGACTGAAATTAATTATCAGGACTCCTTATATAAAATCCTGGTTCCAATTCCTTTCAGAGATCAGAACATAGGGAAACTTTATATCGGTTACAGCTTGCGTGATTATCATGAAGAAATATTCAAAGCCCGCATAACAACAACAATTATTGGCTTTATCGTTTTTCTTGCCGGAGTACTTATAGTAATTTTTATAAGTAACAGGATAACAAAACCTTTTATGAACGTGCTTGATACTACTCAATTAATAACAGAAGGAGATCTGAAAGCACGTATAAATATTAAAACAAAGGATGAAGTTTCTTCTCTCGCAGACTATATCAATTCTTTAGCTGAAAAACTTGAAAAGGCTTACCACAGAATTGAAAAAGTTAATATCGAGGAACAGGCAAAATCACGCGGCAGAATACGCGAACTTGCACTAGAAATTAATCAACGAAAAATAACCGAGGTAGCTTTACGTAAAAGTGAAGAAAGATTCCGGCTAATGTTTGAACTCGCTCCGGTGGGAATGGTCATTCTGTCTCCAAAGAATCTTATTCTTGATGTTAATAAAGCGTTCTGTAACACAGTAGGGTATGAACACGAAGAACTTATCAATAAATCTTATGAATCAATTAGTCATGCTGATGACTGGGGCTTAGAATCTTCCCGTTACAATCAGATGATAAATCAGCCTATAAGTGATGCGAATTTTGAAAAACGATTTATAAGAAAAGATACAAAAATCATCAACGCAATTGTTGAAGCAGTTGTTATTAAAGATGATAAGGGCAACCCGCTTAATTTTATTATCCAGGCAATAGATATCACATTGTTGAAGAAAGCACAGAAGGAATTAATTGCGGCGAAAGAGAGAGCGGAAGAATCAGACAGATTGAAGACCGCATTTCTTGCCCAGATGTCACACGAAATCAGAACACCGCTAAATGTAATACTCACTTCTACTTCAATAATAGAAGAAGAACTTAGCAACTCTTCATCTGATGGTGATGATAGTTTGATGCTGTCAGTAAACAGTGCAGGCAAAAGGCTGTTACGGACTATCGATCTTATTCTGAATATGTCTTCAATTCAAAGCGGAAGTTATAAGGCGGAATATGAACCGGTTGAGTTAAATAAAGAACTATTCCGTTTAACCACCGAATTCAAATCCATTTCCGGTGAAAAGAATATTGATCTGATGTTCAGCAGCCAGGTAAAAGATGCTTCTGTACTGGCAGACAAATACACCGTCACACAGATTTTTCAAAACCTGATCGACAATGCTCTTAAATACACTCACAAAGGAAAAGTTGAAGTAAGTATTCACAGGAATTCAGAAAAGAAAATCTGTGTTGAAATTAAGGACACCGGGATAGGAATTTCCAAAGAGTATCAGAAAAATCTTTTCCAGACATTCTCCCAGGAAGATCAGGGTCACATCAGAAAGTTTGAAGGGAACGGTCTTGGTTTAGCCCTGGTTAAAAAATATGTTGAATTGAACAACGCCGAAATTTCTTTCACAAGTGAAAAAGGTGTCGGTTCAACATTTATAGTAATATTTGATCCCGGTTACTAG
- a CDS encoding glycosyltransferase produces MAGVLRGLKKLKPATETKIPDDFISIIIPFRNEAENIVANLKSIETQNYPLEKFEVIYVDDFSTDESAKILLEAIKQSNIKVISVPEDFSKHAHKKRAIRFGIQNSKGEIIVTTDADCFHNPDWLKSLVSSFDAQTGFISGPVEFYDSETLFGKMQKLEFAGLVLVGAGLIGIKRPTICNAANLAYRKKAYDEVNGFADQMNLSSGDDELLMQKISKETKYEVKFCLNKNAIVKTDPNSSLRKFYNQRKRWSSKGLFYADKFLVLKLIGFYLYFIGMIVQFVLGLFNPVYFISFSISIFLKLILEFLILKKGAVILFNKKILQPFIAAEIFHIPYIVIAGIAGAFGNFTWKDRKVKR; encoded by the coding sequence TTGGCGGGAGTACTTCGCGGATTAAAGAAATTAAAACCCGCAACAGAAACTAAAATTCCTGATGATTTTATTTCAATAATAATTCCTTTTCGTAATGAAGCAGAAAATATTGTAGCAAACTTAAAAAGTATTGAAACACAGAATTATCCTTTAGAAAAATTTGAAGTTATATACGTTGATGATTTTTCAACTGATGAATCTGCCAAAATTCTTTTAGAAGCTATCAAACAATCGAACATTAAAGTCATTTCAGTGCCTGAGGATTTTTCAAAACACGCACACAAAAAAAGAGCAATACGGTTTGGTATCCAGAATTCCAAAGGTGAAATAATTGTAACAACTGATGCTGATTGTTTTCATAATCCTGATTGGCTAAAGTCACTTGTTTCATCTTTTGATGCTCAAACTGGTTTTATAAGCGGACCGGTTGAGTTTTATGATTCAGAAACTCTTTTCGGGAAAATGCAGAAACTGGAATTTGCTGGACTTGTACTCGTCGGTGCAGGTTTGATAGGTATTAAACGACCGACCATTTGTAATGCGGCAAATCTTGCATACAGAAAAAAAGCTTATGATGAAGTGAATGGTTTTGCAGATCAAATGAATTTATCCTCCGGTGATGATGAATTATTGATGCAGAAGATCAGCAAAGAAACAAAGTATGAAGTAAAATTTTGTCTGAATAAAAATGCAATCGTTAAGACAGATCCGAACTCATCACTGAGAAAATTTTATAACCAAAGAAAACGCTGGAGTAGTAAAGGGTTGTTCTATGCTGATAAATTTCTTGTGCTGAAACTAATTGGTTTTTATTTATACTTCATTGGGATGATTGTTCAGTTTGTGCTTGGACTTTTTAATCCTGTTTACTTTATAAGTTTTTCAATATCAATATTTTTGAAACTTATTCTTGAGTTCCTGATCCTTAAAAAAGGAGCAGTTATTTTATTTAACAAAAAAATACTTCAACCATTTATTGCTGCTGAGATATTTCACATCCCTTATATAGTTATTGCCGGAATAGCAGGTGCTTTTGGGAATTTTACCTGGAAAGACAGAAAAGTTAAACGCTGA
- a CDS encoding DUF502 domain-containing protein has product MKKITRYFFEGLLLIIPAGVTIYFFYYLLISVDSVFNLKYPGLGFVISVGIIILVGFIASNIFTKGIVKVIDSIFSKLPFIKIIYTSLRDLTEAFVGDKKKFNQPVLVNIKEDGSIQIPGFITETDLSAIGSSGKVAVYIPQSYNFAGNLLLVKKEDLVILKVESTELMTFIVSGGLSYRIK; this is encoded by the coding sequence ATGAAAAAAATTACGAGATACTTTTTTGAAGGACTTCTGCTGATAATTCCAGCAGGAGTTACAATTTATTTTTTCTACTACCTGCTGATCAGTGTCGATTCTGTATTCAACCTGAAATACCCCGGGCTCGGTTTTGTTATTTCAGTGGGAATAATAATCCTCGTTGGATTTATTGCTTCAAACATTTTTACAAAGGGCATAGTGAAAGTGATTGATTCAATATTCAGTAAACTGCCATTCATTAAGATTATTTATACGTCACTGAGAGACCTTACAGAAGCATTTGTCGGCGATAAGAAAAAATTCAATCAGCCCGTGCTGGTAAACATTAAAGAGGACGGCAGTATTCAAATACCGGGATTTATTACGGAAACAGATTTATCCGCCATTGGTTCTTCCGGCAAAGTTGCTGTATATATTCCGCAGTCATACAATTTTGCAGGAAATCTTTTGCTCGTCAAAAAAGAAGACCTGGTAATTTTAAAAGTGGAATCAACCGAACTTATGACATTCATAGTTTCCGGCGGACTTAGTTACAGAATTAAATAA
- a CDS encoding YceH family protein translates to MVQNSLTLEEVRVIGSLIEKEKTTPEYYPMSVNALMNACNQKSNRFPVVSYNEELVMKTIESLREKKFVVKRTGDDIRVPKYRQSFTEFYNLTEPEIAVMCVLFLRGAQTLGEIKTHCSRIHSFENLEALDLVLNQLMSREEPFIQKQPRQTGMKESRYIHLFSLNTDTNENNSDAEAKDIGDNSSRIEMLETRVQNLEDELKELKSMIDSLLK, encoded by the coding sequence ATGGTGCAGAATTCATTAACGTTGGAAGAAGTAAGAGTAATCGGAAGCCTGATTGAAAAAGAAAAAACTACACCGGAATATTATCCAATGTCTGTCAATGCATTGATGAATGCTTGTAATCAGAAATCAAACCGTTTTCCTGTAGTCAGCTATAATGAAGAACTTGTAATGAAAACAATTGAATCTCTAAGAGAGAAAAAATTTGTTGTGAAAAGAACAGGCGATGATATTCGCGTACCTAAATACAGACAGTCATTTACGGAATTTTATAATCTTACTGAACCCGAAATCGCTGTAATGTGTGTTTTGTTTTTACGCGGTGCACAAACTCTAGGTGAAATAAAAACTCATTGCAGCAGAATTCACTCATTTGAAAATCTTGAAGCTCTTGATCTGGTACTGAATCAATTGATGAGCAGGGAAGAACCATTCATTCAGAAGCAGCCAAGACAAACCGGGATGAAAGAATCGAGATACATTCATCTGTTCTCCTTAAATACAGATACAAATGAAAACAATAGTGATGCTGAAGCAAAGGATATTGGTGATAATTCATCAAGAATTGAAATGCTCGAAACAAGGGTACAAAATCTGGAAGATGAACTAAAAGAACTTAAGTCAATGATTGATTCACTTCTAAAATAA
- a CDS encoding NADP-dependent malic enzyme — protein MKISKEEALEYHSQGRKGKIEVIPTKPCLTSRDLSLAYTPGVAEPCRAIEKNLEDVYKYTAKGNLVAVVSNGTAVLGLGDIGAEAGKPVMEGKGILFKRFADIDVFDIELRSHDTKEIIKAVQMLEPTFGGINLEDIKAPECFEIEETLKETMGIPVFHDDQHGTAIISCAALINAVEVAGKKIDQVRIVVNGAGASAISCCKLYVRAGAKRENIYMFDSKGCLTQDRNDLNKYKKEFAQKKGFPSLLDAFKGADVFVGLSVGGVVSKEMVKVMAPNPIIFAMANPDPEIMYDEAISVRTDLIMATGRSDFPNQVNNVLGFPFIFRGALDVRASAINEEMKMAATLALAELAKKKVPEMVISAYGGEDFSFGREYIIPKPFDPRVLWHVAPAVAKAAMETGVAKYQITDWTAYEEELKERLGLSKEIIRVMIHKAQKNPKKVVYPEGEEEKIIRAAHVVYQDNIAKPILLGNEKIIKEQIKELGYDQNEFEIIDPENNTKAEEYAQLFYKKRQRKGATLREARQLMKKPIYYGSMMLDAGDTDSLISGLTTHYPTTIKPALQCVGIKDGFKVVAGLYIVVTKKQVYFFADCTVNVNPSAEVLAEIAISASDTVKEFDVIPRIAMLSFSNFGSAPYPESNKVKEAVKLVKKLRPEILCDGEMQADTAVVPQILDTEFSFSTIKGGANVLIFPDLNSGNIAYKLMARIGEATVIGPVLMGMKKSIHVLQRGATVDDIINMTSIAVVEAQKKK, from the coding sequence ATGAAAATCAGTAAAGAAGAAGCCCTTGAATATCACAGCCAGGGACGAAAAGGGAAGATTGAAGTAATCCCGACAAAACCTTGTTTAACCTCAAGGGATTTATCACTCGCATATACACCTGGAGTAGCTGAACCGTGCAGAGCAATTGAAAAAAATCTTGAAGATGTTTACAAATACACAGCCAAGGGAAATCTTGTTGCCGTAGTATCAAATGGAACTGCAGTATTAGGCTTAGGCGATATTGGTGCCGAAGCTGGCAAACCCGTAATGGAAGGCAAAGGAATTCTATTTAAAAGATTTGCTGATATAGACGTTTTTGATATTGAACTGAGAAGTCACGATACAAAGGAAATAATCAAAGCAGTTCAAATGCTTGAACCTACTTTTGGCGGAATTAATCTTGAAGATATAAAAGCACCTGAGTGTTTTGAAATTGAAGAAACACTTAAAGAAACAATGGGAATTCCGGTATTTCATGATGATCAGCATGGCACTGCAATAATTTCCTGCGCTGCTTTAATAAATGCTGTGGAAGTTGCCGGTAAAAAAATTGACCAGGTAAGAATAGTTGTTAATGGTGCAGGCGCATCAGCTATATCCTGCTGCAAACTCTACGTAAGAGCTGGTGCAAAGCGTGAAAACATTTATATGTTCGATTCAAAAGGATGTTTGACACAGGATAGAAATGATCTCAACAAATACAAAAAAGAATTCGCACAAAAGAAAGGTTTCCCATCACTCCTGGATGCATTTAAAGGCGCTGATGTTTTCGTTGGATTATCCGTCGGTGGCGTTGTATCAAAAGAGATGGTAAAGGTAATGGCACCAAATCCAATTATCTTTGCGATGGCAAATCCTGATCCGGAAATCATGTATGATGAAGCGATATCTGTTCGCACAGATCTTATTATGGCGACAGGAAGAAGTGATTTTCCAAACCAGGTAAATAATGTACTCGGATTTCCGTTCATATTCAGAGGTGCGCTTGATGTAAGAGCATCCGCAATTAATGAAGAAATGAAAATGGCGGCTACTCTGGCACTGGCGGAACTTGCAAAGAAAAAAGTTCCTGAAATGGTTATCAGTGCTTATGGCGGCGAAGATTTTTCTTTTGGCAGAGAATATATAATTCCAAAACCATTTGATCCTCGTGTACTATGGCACGTTGCTCCTGCAGTGGCTAAGGCGGCAATGGAAACAGGTGTTGCTAAATATCAGATCACAGACTGGACTGCTTACGAGGAGGAGTTAAAAGAACGTCTGGGATTATCTAAAGAAATTATTCGTGTGATGATCCATAAAGCACAAAAGAATCCTAAGAAAGTTGTTTATCCCGAAGGTGAAGAAGAAAAAATAATCCGCGCTGCACATGTTGTTTACCAGGATAATATTGCAAAACCAATTTTGCTCGGTAATGAAAAGATCATTAAGGAACAGATCAAAGAATTAGGTTATGACCAGAATGAATTTGAAATCATAGATCCTGAAAACAATACAAAGGCTGAGGAATACGCTCAACTGTTTTATAAAAAACGTCAGCGTAAAGGAGCAACTTTAAGGGAAGCTCGTCAACTGATGAAGAAGCCAATCTACTACGGTTCAATGATGCTTGATGCCGGTGATACCGATTCATTGATCAGTGGTTTAACAACACATTATCCTACTACAATCAAACCAGCACTTCAGTGTGTTGGTATAAAAGATGGTTTTAAAGTTGTTGCGGGTCTATACATAGTTGTAACAAAGAAGCAGGTTTACTTCTTCGCTGATTGTACGGTTAATGTAAATCCAAGTGCAGAAGTGCTCGCTGAGATTGCTATATCAGCGTCCGATACGGTAAAAGAATTTGATGTCATTCCCCGAATTGCAATGTTATCATTCAGCAATTTTGGAAGTGCACCTTACCCCGAATCAAACAAAGTAAAAGAAGCAGTAAAATTAGTTAAGAAGCTTCGCCCTGAAATTTTGTGCGACGGCGAAATGCAGGCTGATACAGCAGTTGTTCCGCAAATTCTTGATACTGAATTTTCTTTCAGTACAATTAAAGGCGGTGCAAATGTTCTGATATTCCCTGATCTGAATTCAGGAAACATCGCTTATAAACTTATGGCAAGAATAGGTGAAGCAACAGTTATTGGTCCAGTTTTGATGGGTATGAAAAAATCAATTCACGTTTTACAGAGAGGCGCGACTGTTGATGATATCATTAATATGACATCTATTGCAGTAGTGGAAGCTCAAAAGAAAAAATAG
- a CDS encoding flippase-like domain-containing protein, producing the protein MKSGVIKNIFTADGFWAKNKNFILILVKLIITSGLLVYIINYIEPDKIVEAFKQAEISFIAIAMMLLVLNVFLQYAKWKECCNTILEIKSRRQIFLSLFYGYSAGAFTPARIGEYFGRSMAIKERNLLQVTVATVVDKLFPLLNVTFFGAIGSIVFIYYYYHVTLYVVLSLFILLFTLFYLLVMLLISPDFWDNYLFNKIKSSEKVGSFLRKFIVIKHLERKFVVKMFLYSFMFYLCYIIQFALLVAAFSHNNNYVGYLWSGSLMVFAKTVIPPVSIGELGIREGASVFFLTFIGEPDYAAFNASIFLFLMNVLVPSITGLIFFFLRNDD; encoded by the coding sequence GTGAAATCCGGAGTAATAAAAAATATTTTTACTGCTGACGGTTTCTGGGCAAAGAATAAAAACTTCATTTTGATATTAGTTAAGTTGATAATCACTTCAGGGCTATTGGTTTATATAATCAACTACATCGAGCCGGATAAAATTGTTGAAGCATTTAAACAAGCTGAAATATCTTTCATAGCAATTGCGATGATGCTTCTGGTTTTAAATGTATTTCTTCAATATGCAAAATGGAAAGAATGCTGTAATACAATTCTTGAAATAAAAAGCCGCAGACAAATATTTCTTTCATTATTTTACGGCTACTCTGCAGGCGCTTTTACACCTGCAAGGATCGGTGAGTACTTCGGCAGATCGATGGCTATAAAGGAAAGAAACCTTCTTCAGGTTACCGTTGCTACTGTTGTAGATAAATTATTCCCATTACTTAACGTAACATTCTTTGGCGCAATCGGAAGTATAGTTTTTATTTACTATTACTATCACGTGACACTTTATGTGGTGCTTTCACTTTTCATTTTACTCTTTACATTATTTTATCTGCTGGTGATGTTATTGATAAGTCCTGATTTCTGGGACAATTATTTATTCAACAAAATAAAATCATCTGAAAAAGTTGGGAGTTTTTTACGAAAGTTTATAGTCATAAAACATCTTGAAAGAAAATTTGTTGTTAAGATGTTCCTTTATTCATTCATGTTCTACCTATGTTATATTATTCAATTCGCACTACTTGTTGCAGCATTTTCGCATAACAATAATTACGTAGGATATTTATGGTCCGGCAGTTTGATGGTATTTGCTAAGACAGTAATTCCGCCAGTATCAATTGGTGAGCTTGGAATACGTGAAGGTGCGTCAGTGTTCTTTTTAACATTCATCGGCGAACCGGACTATGCGGCATTTAACGCATCAATATTTTTATTCCTGATGAATGTTCTTGTTCCTTCAATAACCGGGTTGATATTTTTCTTCTTACGAAATGATGATTGA
- a CDS encoding histidine kinase, which produces MKFIKVFLIGLFALSNILFGQQKFTITFNVNASGLNDTDAVYMSGNGEQLGNWQPDKVLLTKLNDSSWSLTKEFPEGTLLEFKFTLGTWEREALNDDGSIPGNYKVIVNRDTTLNFTINNWGKAGSSKRTGQITGIVEYYREFKSNHIRSRDIIVWLPENYFNSELRYPVLYMQDGQNIFDPATSSFGYDWQVDETADSLIKQRIIDPIIVVGIYNTPDRSSEYTPNDTSKAYMKFIVDELKPFIDKNYRTMPDRNNTSVAGSSAGALISFMLLWEYPNVFSKAACLSPAFKIGRIDYVSTVVNSNINSEDVLIYIDNGGVELESLLQPGVDEMILALETKGFVKEKNLFWKKFENAYHNEQAWAKRFYIPLKLFYGRKEH; this is translated from the coding sequence ATGAAGTTTATAAAAGTATTTCTAATTGGATTATTTGCACTGTCGAATATTCTATTTGGACAGCAAAAATTTACAATAACTTTTAATGTGAATGCTTCAGGTTTAAATGACACAGATGCAGTATATATGTCCGGCAACGGTGAACAGCTTGGCAACTGGCAGCCGGATAAAGTTTTGTTAACAAAGTTGAATGATTCAAGTTGGTCGTTAACAAAAGAATTTCCTGAGGGCACTTTGCTGGAATTTAAATTCACTTTAGGGACCTGGGAAAGGGAAGCATTAAATGATGACGGAAGTATACCCGGTAACTACAAAGTCATCGTGAATAGAGACACGACATTAAATTTTACTATCAACAATTGGGGAAAGGCTGGTTCAAGTAAAAGAACAGGTCAGATTACAGGAATAGTTGAATATTATCGGGAATTTAAAAGCAACCACATTAGATCAAGAGATATAATCGTCTGGCTGCCTGAAAATTATTTTAATTCCGAACTGCGATACCCGGTTTTATATATGCAGGATGGACAGAACATTTTTGATCCGGCAACATCATCTTTTGGTTACGATTGGCAGGTAGACGAAACAGCAGATAGTCTTATCAAACAAAGAATAATCGATCCAATAATTGTTGTGGGAATTTATAATACTCCTGACAGATCATCTGAATACACACCGAATGATACAAGCAAAGCTTATATGAAATTCATTGTGGATGAATTAAAACCTTTCATAGATAAAAATTACAGAACAATGCCTGACAGAAATAATACTTCTGTTGCGGGTTCATCCGCCGGCGCGCTGATAAGTTTTATGCTGCTGTGGGAATACCCGAATGTTTTTTCAAAGGCAGCCTGTTTATCTCCGGCTTTTAAAATCGGCAGGATAGATTATGTATCAACCGTAGTTAACTCAAATATTAATTCTGAAGATGTATTAATTTATATCGATAATGGCGGTGTCGAACTTGAATCGCTTCTTCAACCCGGAGTTGACGAAATGATACTCGCACTTGAAACTAAAGGATTTGTAAAGGAGAAAAACCTGTTCTGGAAAAAATTTGAAAATGCATATCACAATGAGCAGGCGTGGGCAAAAAGGTTTTATATCCCACTCAAATTATTTTACGGCAGGAAAGAACACTAG
- a CDS encoding queuosine precursor transporter, which produces MKDKSTKLFYILGAFFVANAILAEFIGVKIFSLEKTIGIEPIKLTLLGISDLSFNLTAGVLLWPVVFIMTDIINEYFGRRGVRFLSFTAATLILYAFILVYFSMGLTPADFWIERQTGSGTINMDLAFNSIFGQGLWIIIGSLTAFLIGQLVDVTVFHYVKKITGSKKIWLRATGSTLVSQLIDSFVVLFIAFYIGAGWELSLVLAIGIVNYIYKFLIAVILTPILYVIHYVIDIYLGKEVSEKLMDEATLS; this is translated from the coding sequence ATGAAAGATAAAAGCACAAAACTATTCTATATTCTCGGAGCATTCTTTGTCGCTAATGCTATTCTTGCTGAATTTATCGGCGTTAAAATTTTTTCCCTCGAAAAAACTATTGGTATTGAGCCGATAAAGCTTACGTTGCTTGGAATATCGGATCTTTCATTCAACCTGACTGCGGGCGTTCTATTGTGGCCCGTTGTATTTATTATGACAGATATAATAAATGAATACTTTGGCAGAAGGGGAGTGAGATTTCTTTCATTTACCGCAGCAACACTGATTTTATATGCGTTCATACTGGTTTATTTTTCAATGGGACTAACTCCAGCAGATTTTTGGATTGAACGTCAGACTGGTTCCGGTACAATTAATATGGATCTGGCATTCAATTCAATTTTTGGTCAGGGACTCTGGATAATCATTGGATCATTAACCGCTTTTCTTATTGGTCAACTTGTTGATGTAACGGTATTTCACTATGTAAAAAAAATAACTGGTTCAAAAAAAATATGGCTAAGAGCGACAGGCTCAACACTGGTCTCGCAGCTTATTGACAGTTTTGTTGTTTTGTTCATTGCGTTTTATATCGGTGCCGGATGGGAATTATCACTGGTTCTGGCGATAGGAATTGTCAACTATATCTACAAGTTTTTGATTGCTGTAATTTTAACGCCAATACTCTACGTTATTCATTATGTAATTGATATATACCTTGGCAAAGAAGTTTCAGAAAAACTGATGGATGAGGCAACTCTATCCTGA